A single region of the Salvia miltiorrhiza cultivar Shanhuang (shh) chromosome 8, IMPLAD_Smil_shh, whole genome shotgun sequence genome encodes:
- the LOC131000727 gene encoding calcium-transporting ATPase 4, endoplasmic reticulum-type-like: protein MGKGGQNYGKSEKLGDDKERKGDYYAAWSKDVRECEEKFQVRKGHGLSGDDVEKRRQIYGLNELEKHEGPSIIRLILDQFNDTLVRILLVAAVVSFVLAWYDGDEGGEMEITAFVEPLVIFLILIVNAIVGVWQENNAEKALDALKEIQSEHATVIREGKKISSLPAKELVPGDIVELRVGDKVPADMRVLSLISSTLRVEQGSLTGESEAVSKTTKAVAEDVDIQGKKCMVFAGTTVVNGNCICLVTQIGMNTEIGKVHSQIHEASQSEDDTPLKKKLNEFGEVLTAIIGVICTLVWLINVKYFLSWEIVDGWPRNFKFSFEKCTYYFEIAVALAVAAIPEGLPAVITTCLALGTRKMAAKNALVRKLPSVETLGCTTVICSDKTGTLTTNQMAVSKLFAMSSKAHDVRSFDVQGTSYDPFDGKIQNWPVGKLDSNLQMIAKIAAICNDADVEKAGPEKSGHYVANGMPTEAALKVMVEKMGLPNEMASGPSSGYDGVLRCSYTWNKLEQRIATLEFDRDRKSMGVIVNSGSGKKSLLVKGAVETLLERSAFVQLLDGSVVELDKEFREVILKSLHQMSSSALRVLGFAYRDDLPEFASYNGDEDHPAHQLLLNPANYSSIESKLVFVGLAGLRDPPRKEVPEAIDDCRTAGIRVMVITGDNKETAEAICRDIGVFGHHENITSRSLTGREFMELSSRDKQSHLSQSGGLLFSRAEPRHKQDIVRLLKDSGEVVAMTGDGVNDAPALKLADIGIAMGIAGTEVAKEASDMVLADDNFSTIVAAVGEGRSIYNNMKAFIRYMISSNIGEVASIFLTAALGIPEGLIPVQLLWVNLVTDGPPATALGFNPPDKDIMKKPPRRSDDSLISPWILFRYLVIGSYVGLATVGVFIIWYTQSSFLGIDLSGDGHSLVTYAQLANWGQCQTWQNFTASPFTAGDQVFKFENPCDYFQTGKIKAMTLSLSVLVAIEMFNSLNALSEDGSLVTMPPWVNPWLLIAMSISFGLHFLILYVPFLAQIFGIVPLSVNEWLLVLAVALPVILIDEILKFVGRCTSGVGRSDARRSSKQKPE from the exons ATGGGGAAAGGAGGGCAAAATTACGGTAAGAGTGAGAAGTTGGGTGATGATAAGGAGCGGAAAGGGGATTATTACGCGGCGTGGTCTAAAGATGTAAGAGAGTGTGAGGAGAAGTTTCAAGTAAGGAAGGGGCATGGATTGTCGGGTGATGATGTCGAAAAGAGGAGGCAGATCTACGGTCTTAATGAGCTGGAGAAACACGAGGGGCCTTCAATTATTAGGTTGATTCTGGATCAGTTCAATGACACGTTAGTTAGAATTTTACTGGTTGCGGCGGTGGTTTCCTTTGTGTTAGCATGGTATGATGGCGATGAAGGCGGGGAGATGGAGATCACGGCCTTTGTGGAGCCTCtggtaatatttttaatattgatAGTAAATGCCATTGTTGGTGTTTGGCAGGAGAACAATGCGGAGAAAGCACTCGACGCATTGAAGGAAATCCAGTCAGAGCATGCAACTGTTATTCGGGAAGGCAAAAAGATTTCTAGTTTGCCAGCGAAGGAGCTTGTTCCTGGAGACATTGTGGAGTTGAGAGTCGGGGATAAAGTTCCTGCAGATATGAGGGTTTTGAGCTTGATCAGTTCAACCCTCCGTGTTGAACAGGGGTCATTGACTGGTGAGAGTGAGGCAGTGAGTAAGACTACCAAGGCGGTTGCAGAGGATGTCGACATTCAGGGGAAGAAATGTATGGTGTTTGCTGGGACGACTGTGGTGAATGGGAATTGTATTTGTTTGGTGACGCAGATTGGGATGAATACAGAGATAGGGAAGGTGCACTCTCAGATTCACGAGGCATCTCAGAGTGAGGATGATACACCCTTGAAGAAGAAGTTGAATGAGTTTGGAGAGGTTTTAACTGCTATCATTGGAGTGATCTGCACTTTGGTTTGGCTGATTAATGTGAAGTACTTCCTTTCCTGGGAGATTGTTGATGGGTGGCCAAGGAACTTTAAGTTCTCCTTTGAGAAGTGCACTTATTACTTTGAGATTGCTGTGGCATTGGCAGTTGCTGCTATTCCTGAAGGTTTGCCTGCAGTAATTACAACTTGCTTGGCGCTTGGTACACGTAAGATGGCTGCTAAGAATGCCCTTGTTCGCAAGTTGCCTAGTGTTGAAACCCTTGGCTGTACCACAGTGATTTGCTCTGACAAGACTGGGACTCTGACTACTAATCAGATGGCAGTGTCTAAACTTTTTGCTATGAGTTCCAAGGCCCACGATGTTCGATCATTTGATGTGCAGGGAACTAGTTATGATCCATTTGATGGGAAAATACAGAACTGGCCAGTGGGTAAATTAGATTCTAATCTTCAAATGATAGCAAAGATTGCTGCTATCTGCAATGATGCCGACGTGGAAAAAGCTGGCCCAGAAAAATCCGGACATTATGTGGCCAATGGAATGCCAACTGAAGCTGCACTCAAG GTTATGGTTGAGAAAATGGGCCTTCCTAATGAAATGGCTTCTGGACCATCTTCAGGATATGATGGTGTTTTAA GGTGCTCCTACACATGGAATAAACTCGAGCAGCGGATTGCTACCCTTGAGTTTGATCGTGATAGAAAATCCATGGGTGTTATTGTGAATTCTGGCAGTGGAAAAAAGTCACTACTTGTAAAG GGTGCAGTGGAGACACTATTGGAAAGAAGCGCTTTTGTGcaattgcttgatggctctgttGTAGAACTGGATAAAGAGTTTAGGGAAGTTATATTGAAAAGTCTGCATCAAATGTCAAGCAGCGCTTTACGAGTTCTGGGTTTTGCATACAGGGATGATCTTCCAGAATTTGCTTCATATAATGGTGATGAAGACCATCCAGCTCATCAGCTCTTATTGAACCCTGCCAATTATTCCTCAATTGAGAGCAAATTAGTCTTTGTTGGGTTGGCTGGTTTAAGA GATCCTCCACGGAAAGAAGTACCTGAAGCAATTGATGATTGCAGAACAGCTGGAATCAGGGTTATGGTAATTACAGGAGATAACAAAGAAACAGCAGAGGCAATTTGTCGTGATATAGGTGTTTTTGGTCATCATGAAAATATCACTTCGAGGAGCTTAACAGGAAGAGAGTTTATGGAACTCTCAAGCCGTGACAAACAATCACATTTAAGTCAAAGTGGAGGGCTTCTTTTCTCAAGAGCTGAACCAAGACATAAACAAGATATAGTGAGGTTGCTCAAGGATTCTGGTGAAGTTGTAGCAATGACTGGGGATGGAGTGAATGATGCACCTGCACTGAAATTGGCAGATATTGGAATTGCAATGGGAATTGCTGGGACAGAG GTTGCAAAGGAAGCTTCTGACATGGTTTTAGCTGATGATAATTTCAGCACAATAGTTGCTGCTGTTGGTGAAGGCAGATCCATTTACAATAACATGAAGGCCTTCATCAG aTACATGATCTCCTCAAACATTGGTGAGGTGGCTTCAATATTTCTTACTGCTGCCTTAGGCATTCCAGAGGGCCTGATACCAGTGCAGCTTCTGTGGGTTAACTTGGTAACTGATGGACCACCAGCTACTGCTTTGGGATTTAATCCACCCGACAAGGATATAATGAAGAAACCACCTAGAAGGAGCGATGATTCGTTGATCAGTCCATGGATTTTGTTCCGTTACTTG GTAATTGGATCTTATGTCGGCTTAGCAACTGTGGGAGTATTCATAATCTGGTATACCCAATCATCTTTCCTTGGCATTGACCTCAGTGGAGACGGGCACAGCCTTGTAACATACGCCCAGCTTGCTAACTGGGGACAGTGCCAAACCTGGCAGAACTTTACGGCTTCACCTTTCACGGCTGGGGATCAAGTGTTCAAATTTGAGAACCCATGCGACTACTTCCAGACAGGGAAAATAAAGGCTATGACTCTCTCCCTTTCGGTGCTTGTTGCTATCGAGATGTTCAACTCGCTGAATGCTCTATCTGAGGATGGAAGCCTCGTAACAATGCCACCGTGGGTCAACCCGTGGCTTCTCATAGCTATGTCAATATCATTTGGGTTGCACTTCCTGATCCTGTATGTGCCTTTCCTTGCTCAAATATTTGGCATCGTGCCTCTAAGCGTAAATGAGTGGCTGCTGGTGTTGGCCGTGGCTTTACCGGTGATATTAATAGATGAGATTCTGAAGTTCGTGGGCAGATGTACAAGTGGCGTCGGGAGATCAGATGCAAGAAGATCTTCCAAGCAAAAGCCTGAGTGA
- the LOC131000728 gene encoding receptor-like protein kinase HERK 1 codes for MHHHVCACQTLSRIMYQGIVYVTFKGKSHCNLHQAIFLLLSATNFETFVLFPFICFLLKHSFGFLSLEANYLSKVQTSLSLSLTFCYLKGAIFMLYMMMMDCGVLRFSFLQFLILNLACCCIGFHPIDKYYINCGSSTDVAIGSITYIADKSSSRFLSTPRDILAHTNSNSITSSDDSVLFPTARIFTDPSRYTFPISQTGRHWIRLRFYPFLYQNLDMKSASFSVYLWDKKTRLLTDFSPQKATVKEYSLNVTSGNIVITFSPSRNSFAYVNSVEVVSAPDSLIIDDASLFNPIRAYSGLLDQALETVVRVNMGGPMVSLVNDTLGRSWVPDRAFLLHPDLATTASNIGGVRYPGGGATQDTAPPTVYGTCTKMNSESDPNSNFNVTWNFGVDVGFQYLIRLHFCDIVSKGANQLVFDVYIDAFLVDHDLELSSVSGGRLATAYFRDFVTPLMDKNNLSVSIGPSKLSYYPDALLNGLEVMKISKKGSFSTGASSLAAYSRSKKKLAAIVGVSVGVPFVAVIVIGVLVFMQRRKKKQEVSHSKTWTPVSVDGGASHTMDSNLSYCIPFAVVEEATNGFDESRVIGVGGFGKVYKGVLSNGTKLAVKRGNPRSQQGLAEFRTEIEMLSRFRHRHLVSLLGYCDEKNEMILVYEYMENGSLKSHLYGSNFPSLGWKERLQICIGAARGLHYLHTGSTKAVIHRDVKSANILLDENLMAKVADFGLSKAGPDMDQTHVSTAVKGSFGYLDPEYFRRQQLTEKSDVYSFGVVMLEVVCARPVIDPTLAREMVNLAEWAIKWQRKGELDQIIDHSLVGRIKPDSLRKYGETAEKCLADFGVDRPSMGDVLWNLEYALQLQVAVMKDDPEESSSNFIHNISPQITNFNSNSFENDLSDASISKVFSQLIKSEGR; via the coding sequence ATGCATCATCATGTATGCGCATGCCAAACTCTGTCACGCATCATGTATCAAGGTATTGTATATGTCACTTTTAAAGGAAAATCTCACTGTAATTTGCATCAAGCTATCTTTTTGTTGTTGAGCGCCACAAACTTTGAAACGTTTGTCCTTTTCCCCTTCATTTGTTTCCTTCTAAAACATTCATTTGGTTTTCTCTCTCTTGAAGCTAATTATCTCTCCAAGGTGcaaacttctctctctctctctctcaccttcTGCTACCTCAAAGGTGCGATCTTTATGCTCTATATGATGATGATGGATTGTGGGGTGTTGAGATTTTCATTCTTGCAATTCTTGATCTTGAATTTGGCATGTTGCTGCATAGGATTCCATCCTATTGATAAATACTACATAAATTGTGGATCATCAACTGATGTAGCAATAGGTAGCATCACTTATATAGCTGATAAATCATCTTCAAGATTCCTCTCAACTCCACGAGATATCTTAGCCCACACCAATTCGAATTCCATCACATCATCCGACGATTCTGTGTTGTTTCCAACTGCTAGAATCTTCACCGACCCTTCTAGATACACCTTCCCTATTAGTCAAACTGGGAGGCATTGGATTCGGCTGCGTTTCTATCCATTTCTTTACCAGAATCTTGATATGAAATCTGCTAGCTTTTCTGTTTATTTATGGGATAAAAAAACTAGGCTGCTAACTGATTTCAGCCCCCAAAAAGCTACTGTCAAAGAATACTCACTAAATGTGACTAGTGGAAACATAGTGATCACATTTTCCCCTTCAAGAAACTCATTTGCATATGTCAACTCTGTGGAAGTTGTCTCTGCTCCTGATAGCCTCATCATTGATGACGCCTCACTTTTCAACCCAATTAGGGCTTATAGTGGTCTACTTGATCAAGCTCTAGAGACTGTTGTTAGGGTTAATATGGGTGGACCTATGGTGTCGTTGGTGAACGACACTTTGGGGCGAAGTTGGGTCCCAGATAGGGCCTTCTTGCTGCACCCTGACCTAGCCACCACTGCCTCCAACATTGGTGGTGTTAGGTATCCGGGAGGCGGTGCAACTCAAGATACTGCCCCTCCCACAGTGTATGGAACTTGCACCAAGATGAACTCTGAGAGTGATCCCAATAGCAACTTTAATGTGACATGGAATTTTGGAGTGGATGTTGGCTTTCAGTACTTGATTAGGTTGCATTTCTGTGACATTGTGAGCAAAGGGGCTAATCAGCTTGTGTTTGATGTGTACATTGATGCATTCTTAGTTGATCATGATCTTGAGCTGAGTTCTGTGAGTGGAGGGCGTTTGGCCACCGCGTATTTTAGGGACTTTGTCACCCCATTGATGGATAAAAATAACTTGAGTGTGAGTATTGGTCCTTCTAAACTGAGTTATTACCCCGATGCCCTTCTCAATGGATTGGAGGTTATGAAGATAAGCAAGAAGGGCAGCTTCTCCACTGGTGCATCTAGTTTAGCTGCATATTCGAGATCCAAGAAGAAGTTGGCTGCGATTGTAGGTGTGAGTGTTGGGGTGCCTTTTGTTGCTGTGATTGTGATAGGGGTTCTGGTTTTCATgcagagaagaaagaagaagcaagaagtTAGCCACTCAAAAACATGGACTCCTGTATCAGTTGATGGTGGAGCTTCTCACACCATGGATTCCAACTTGAGCTACTGCATCCCATTTGCTGTGGTTGAAGAAGCAACCAACGGCTTCGATGAGAGCCGTGTGATAGGGGTTGGTGGCTTCGGAAAAGTTTACAAAGGCGTTCTGAGCAATGGGACGAAGCTAGCTGTGAAGAGAGGCAATCCGAGATCCCAGCAGGGCCTAGCAGAGTTCAGAACTGAAATCGAGATGCTTTCAAGGTTCCGTCATCGCCATCTGGTTTCTTTACTTGGCTACTGTGATGAGAAGAACGAAATGATTCTTGTCTACGAGTACATGGAAAACGGCAGCCTCAAGAGCCATCTATACGGCTCGAATTTCCCCAGTTTAGGGTGGAAGGAGAGGCTCCAGATATGCATTGGAGCAGCACGAGGTCTACACTATCTTCACACTGGCTCCACGAAAGCAGTCATACACCGCGATGTGAAATCCGCAAACATATTGCTGGATGAGAATCTCATGGCTAAGGTAGCAGATTTCGGGCTGTCCAAAGCGGGGCCTGATATGGATCAGACGCATGTCAGCACAGCCGTCAAGGGCAGCTTCGGGTACCTTGATCCCGAGTACTTCAGAAGGCAGCAGCTTACAGAGAAATCCGATGTGTACTCATTCGGTGTGGTGATGTTAGAAGTTGTGTGTGCGAGGCCGGTGATTGATCCAACCCTGGCTAGAGAGATGGTGAACTTAGCCGAATGGGCGATCAAGTGGCAGAGGAAGGGGGAGCTGGATCAGATCATCGACCACAGCCTCGTTGGCCGGATAAAACCAGACTCCCTCAGGAAATATGGCGAAACAGCTGAGAAATGTCTGGCTGATTTCGGCGTGGATCGGCCCTCCATGGGAGATGTGCTGTGGAACTTGGAGTATGCACTGCAGCTTCAAGTGGCAGTGATGAAAGATGACCCAGAAGAAAGCAGTAGCAATTTCATACATAACATTTCTCCACAGATCACCAACTTCAACAGCAATTCGTTTGAGAACGATCTCTCTGATGCTTCTATTAGTAAAGTCTTCTCTCAGCTAATCAAATCTGAGGGTAGATGA